One window of the Chryseobacterium camelliae genome contains the following:
- a CDS encoding LIC_10190 family membrane protein: protein MALLFLSCLLILPVLMGMGHAMQHYSGCRFSQGIAAKIIMGMAGISLVWTVTAFFLPLNTYTEIPVIAAGVFFFFKEKLYKELYCLSKKDNILLLIITFIILFSSSFYPFILDHFGYYVPTVRWLHTYGLAQGISNLDLILGQMSVWHIFQAGFSGIADPFLRINSVLLITYTVYIIEKKSWVQLCLVPFFLFFTQSPSPDLPVLVISLIILNEILNGNRNTAVLFGLSVWVFAIKPTMIWLPILSFLYAIFIIKSSFRKMAFGIFILILFFFKNLWTFGYPVFPVALGDFGISWKPDPEVLRLSSQYAVQKTYDMQYSYDAIRQFSVVESISHWLFLTGIKSAIHISFVVILTIFIVYTVIKKNRVLTCICIALVTKCILVLIFSAQYRFFIDVFFVVFFILCRSHVSRKSAISICLGLSMASIGCLTFPLALQALVPSFRPGRFMGNFERQQLYRPSVYQYNRFRSFKVGNLSFHVSEKYPFNFDTPLPAISESYIFEYARAGVFPQLKDKRDIRQGFRYKKLTPEEQHQVKEVMHTIEKSYQ from the coding sequence ATGGCCTTACTGTTCCTTTCCTGTCTTTTGATTCTTCCGGTCCTTATGGGTATGGGCCATGCCATGCAGCATTATTCCGGATGCAGGTTTTCACAGGGAATAGCGGCCAAAATAATCATGGGAATGGCAGGAATAAGCTTAGTGTGGACGGTTACTGCTTTTTTTCTCCCTCTCAATACATATACTGAAATACCGGTTATCGCAGCAGGAGTGTTTTTTTTCTTCAAAGAAAAATTGTACAAAGAATTGTATTGCTTATCGAAAAAAGATAACATTCTATTATTGATAATTACATTTATTATACTGTTCAGCAGCTCTTTTTACCCTTTTATCCTGGATCATTTCGGGTATTATGTTCCCACTGTCCGGTGGCTTCATACTTACGGGCTGGCTCAGGGGATTTCAAACCTGGATCTGATTCTCGGGCAAATGTCAGTGTGGCATATATTCCAGGCGGGTTTTTCCGGAATTGCAGACCCGTTTTTAAGGATCAATTCTGTATTGCTCATTACCTATACAGTTTATATTATTGAAAAGAAAAGCTGGGTACAGCTCTGCCTGGTTCCCTTTTTTCTATTCTTCACCCAATCCCCCAGTCCGGACTTACCCGTCCTGGTGATTTCATTAATCATCCTGAATGAGATCCTGAACGGAAACAGAAATACGGCAGTCCTTTTCGGACTTTCAGTATGGGTTTTTGCCATAAAACCGACCATGATCTGGCTTCCGATCCTGAGCTTTCTCTACGCTATTTTCATTATAAAATCTTCCTTTAGGAAAATGGCTTTTGGAATCTTTATCCTGATCCTGTTTTTCTTTAAAAACCTGTGGACATTTGGTTACCCTGTGTTTCCGGTAGCATTGGGAGATTTCGGAATATCATGGAAACCGGATCCTGAAGTATTGAGGCTGTCTTCCCAATATGCAGTGCAGAAAACGTATGATATGCAGTATTCTTATGATGCTATCCGGCAATTCTCTGTCGTGGAATCCATAAGTCATTGGCTTTTTCTTACAGGAATCAAATCAGCCATTCACATTTCCTTCGTTGTTATACTGACTATTTTTATTGTTTATACAGTGATCAAAAAAAACAGAGTACTTACCTGTATATGCATTGCTTTGGTAACCAAGTGCATCCTGGTCCTTATATTCTCCGCACAATACCGCTTTTTCATTGATGTATTTTTTGTTGTCTTTTTTATTCTTTGCCGATCACATGTCAGCAGAAAAAGCGCAATCAGCATCTGCCTCGGTTTAAGCATGGCTTCCATAGGATGCCTCACTTTTCCTTTGGCACTTCAGGCTTTGGTTCCCAGTTTCAGGCCGGGACGTTTTATGGGAAATTTCGAAAGGCAACAGCTGTACCGGCCTTCTGTTTATCAGTACAACCGTTTCAGGTCTTTTAAAGTCGGTAATCTTTCTTTTCATGTATCGGAAAAATACCCTTTTAATTTTGACACTCCCCTTCCTGCCATTTCGGAAAGCTATATTTTTGAATATGCCCGGGCAGGCGTATTTCCTCAGCTGAAAGATAAAAGGGATATACGGCAAGGCTTCAGATATAAGAAACTGACGCCGGAAGAACAACACCAGGTAAAAGAGGTTATGCACACCATCGAAAAAAGCTATCAATAG
- a CDS encoding glutathione synthase → MPQRIFTKEDFVKNSNNEYEIEYHIGEVGIGANLIVEKKNENGEYEVIQPEMTRVDDSMFIRWSKPFEGRLIYED, encoded by the coding sequence ATGCCACAAAGAATTTTCACGAAAGAAGATTTTGTAAAGAACAGCAATAATGAATATGAAATCGAATACCACATCGGTGAAGTCGGTATAGGCGCTAATCTTATTGTAGAAAAGAAAAATGAAAACGGAGAATATGAAGTGATACAACCCGAAATGACCAGAGTTGATGACAGTATGTTTATCCGTTGGAGTAAGCCTTTTGAGGGAAGGCTAATATATGAGGATTAA
- a CDS encoding YMGG-like glycine zipper-containing protein, producing MKRIMLTGLVSVFLLTACKKDDQIAEKSLEQQKIEFQMRQLEIEKQKLAIEKERMAYETQKKADSIAEAQKAKTAAAAASTPKVIRETRTVYRDRNYNSGSNGSYANNGSSASQGTTQKKGMSKAAKGTIIGTVGGAAAGAIISRKNRGLGAVIGGVVGGATGYTIGRSQDRKDGRVTPRN from the coding sequence ATGAAACGTATAATGCTCACAGGGCTTGTATCAGTTTTCTTACTGACAGCCTGTAAAAAAGATGATCAGATTGCTGAAAAATCACTGGAACAGCAGAAAATTGAGTTTCAGATGAGGCAGCTTGAAATAGAAAAACAGAAACTTGCCATAGAAAAAGAGAGGATGGCTTATGAAACGCAGAAAAAAGCGGACAGTATTGCAGAAGCACAAAAAGCCAAAACAGCTGCAGCCGCTGCTTCTACTCCAAAAGTGATCAGGGAAACCAGAACGGTGTACAGAGACAGGAATTATAATTCCGGATCTAACGGATCATATGCCAATAACGGAAGCAGTGCATCTCAGGGAACGACCCAGAAAAAAGGGATGAGTAAAGCGGCTAAAGGTACCATCATCGGTACAGTTGGTGGTGCAGCAGCAGGAGCTATCATCAGCAGGAAGAACAGAGGTCTTGGTGCTGTCATTGGTGGGGTTGTTGGTGGTGCTACCGGATATACCATCGGTAGGTCACAGGATAGAAAAGACGGAAGGGTAACCCCTAGAAATTAA